In Sphingomonas sp. PAMC26645, one DNA window encodes the following:
- a CDS encoding inorganic phosphate transporter, with translation MILSLPLLIGLIGIALLFDFLNGLHDAANSIATVVSTRVLKPQYAVLWAAFFNFIAFAVFGLHVAQTVGTGIIQANVIDAQVIFAALMGAIAWNVITWVLGIPSSSSHALIGGLLGAGIAKIGFGAIVWSGVIKTVLAIFASPAIGLMLALVLVLIVAWTSLKLTPLGVDKRFRKLQLISAALYSLGHGGNDAQKTMGIIAVLLYSQGLIGGEFHVPLWVVLSCQAAMALGTLSGGWRIVHTMGSKITRLTPAQGFCAETGGAITLFAATFWGIPVSSTHTITGSIVGVGAARRLSAVRWNVASNIVVAWTLTLPAAGLIGAGTYWLVGLFV, from the coding sequence ATGATCCTCTCCCTCCCGCTCCTTATCGGCCTCATCGGCATCGCGCTGCTGTTCGACTTCCTGAACGGCCTGCACGACGCGGCGAACTCGATCGCCACCGTCGTCTCCACGCGCGTGCTGAAGCCGCAATACGCAGTCCTCTGGGCGGCGTTCTTCAACTTCATCGCGTTCGCGGTCTTCGGGCTCCACGTCGCGCAGACCGTCGGCACCGGGATCATCCAAGCCAACGTCATCGATGCGCAGGTGATCTTCGCCGCGCTGATGGGTGCGATTGCGTGGAACGTTATCACCTGGGTGCTCGGCATCCCGTCGAGCAGCAGCCACGCGCTGATCGGCGGGCTCCTCGGCGCCGGCATCGCCAAGATCGGCTTCGGCGCGATCGTCTGGAGCGGCGTGATCAAGACCGTCCTCGCGATCTTCGCCTCGCCCGCGATCGGCTTGATGCTGGCGCTCGTGCTTGTCCTGATCGTCGCCTGGACCAGCCTCAAGCTCACCCCGCTCGGCGTCGACAAGCGTTTCCGCAAGCTCCAGCTGATCTCCGCCGCGCTCTATTCGCTCGGCCACGGCGGCAACGACGCGCAGAAGACGATGGGAATCATCGCCGTGCTGCTTTATTCGCAAGGGTTGATCGGCGGCGAATTCCACGTGCCGCTCTGGGTCGTGCTGTCCTGCCAGGCGGCGATGGCGCTCGGCACGCTGTCGGGCGGCTGGCGGATCGTCCACACGATGGGCTCGAAGATTACCCGCCTCACCCCCGCACAAGGCTTCTGCGCAGAGACCGGCGGCGCAATCACGCTGTTCGCGGCGACGTTCTGGGGCATTCCCGTATCGTCGACGCACACGATCACCGGCTCGATCGTCGGAGTCGGCGCCGCGCGGCGCCTGTCCGCCGTCCGCTGGAATGTCGCGAGCAACATCGTCGTGGCCTGGACACTGACGCTGCCCGCCGCAGGGCTGATCGGCGCCGGCACGTACTGGCTCGTCGGACTGTTCGTGTAA
- a CDS encoding efflux RND transporter periplasmic adaptor subunit, with protein sequence MVLVPIALLGAVGVKLFDHPDAAMAAPPPASVTVASPLVRQVSEWDDYVGRFAPSRTVEIRPRVAGEVTGIHFRDGEIVSKGQLLFTIDSRPFAAALAEAHANVASAKSALSLARTDLGRAQRLVADEAVSAGEVDALRGKLEAAQAALAAAQARERARALDVGFTQVRAPIGGRISDRRVDAGNQVAGGEGTGGTVLTTINALDPIYFTFDGSEALYLKTQRARQPGATPAAVEIQLQDETEHRWKGKLDFTDNGLDQRSGTIRGRAVLANPGYFLTPGMFGNMRLASAGTRQALLVPDDAVQTDQARKVLLTIDAKNVVSQKPVELGPVVDGLRIVRSGIGPNDRIIIQGTQMAMPGATVAPKVGRIVVASGTTAPASVQPISGEATLAK encoded by the coding sequence ATGGTGCTCGTACCGATCGCGCTGCTCGGTGCGGTCGGCGTGAAGCTATTCGATCATCCCGACGCGGCGATGGCGGCACCCCCGCCCGCCTCCGTTACGGTTGCGTCGCCGCTGGTGCGACAGGTCAGCGAATGGGACGATTATGTCGGCCGCTTCGCACCTAGCCGGACCGTCGAGATCCGTCCGCGCGTTGCCGGCGAAGTTACCGGAATCCATTTCCGCGACGGCGAGATCGTCAGCAAGGGGCAGCTGCTCTTCACGATCGACTCCCGCCCGTTCGCGGCGGCCTTGGCTGAGGCACACGCCAACGTTGCCAGTGCCAAGAGCGCTCTATCGCTGGCCCGCACCGATCTTGGTCGCGCACAACGTTTGGTCGCCGATGAGGCAGTCTCCGCTGGCGAGGTCGATGCCCTTCGCGGCAAGCTTGAAGCGGCGCAGGCCGCGCTCGCCGCGGCGCAGGCTCGCGAACGTGCCCGTGCGCTCGACGTCGGTTTCACGCAGGTTCGCGCCCCGATCGGCGGTCGCATTTCCGATCGCCGCGTCGATGCGGGCAACCAGGTCGCGGGCGGCGAAGGCACCGGCGGCACGGTGCTGACGACGATCAACGCGCTCGACCCGATCTACTTCACCTTTGATGGCTCCGAGGCGCTGTACCTCAAGACGCAGCGCGCACGGCAGCCCGGCGCGACGCCGGCGGCGGTCGAGATCCAGTTGCAGGACGAGACCGAGCATCGCTGGAAAGGCAAGCTCGACTTCACCGACAACGGCCTCGACCAGCGATCGGGCACGATCCGCGGCCGCGCGGTGCTCGCCAACCCCGGGTATTTCCTGACGCCGGGGATGTTCGGCAACATGCGCCTAGCGAGCGCGGGAACACGGCAGGCTCTACTGGTACCCGACGACGCTGTGCAGACCGATCAGGCGCGGAAGGTTCTGCTGACGATCGATGCGAAGAACGTCGTGAGCCAGAAGCCGGTCGAACTCGGCCCGGTGGTCGATGGGCTCCGCATCGTGCGCTCGGGGATCGGGCCGAACGACCGGATCATTATCCAGGGTACGCAGATGGCGATGCCGGGTGCGACCGTCGCGCCGAAGGTCGGCCGGATCGTGGTCGCCTCGGGTACGACGGCGCCAGCTTCGGTCCAGCCTATCTCGGGCGAGGCTACACTCGCCAAGTAA
- the pgsA gene encoding CDP-diacylglycerol--glycerol-3-phosphate 3-phosphatidyltransferase, giving the protein MLSLPNLLTLSRIVAVPLLVWFLWWPDWEAGYGIAFVLYCLMGITDYFDGYLARSSGAVSRLGIFLDPIADKIMVAAVILILVGTRDIAGIHVIAALVILLREIAVSGLREFLAQVQVSVPVSQLAKWKTTLQLVSLGGIILGGSVPEMVWVHTVGIVALWGAAVLTLLTGWDYLRVGLKHMD; this is encoded by the coding sequence GTGCTGAGCTTGCCTAACCTCCTGACATTGTCGCGGATCGTCGCGGTGCCCCTGCTGGTCTGGTTCCTGTGGTGGCCCGACTGGGAGGCAGGGTACGGCATCGCCTTCGTGCTGTACTGCCTGATGGGCATCACCGATTATTTCGACGGATACCTCGCGCGGTCGAGCGGCGCGGTGTCGCGGTTGGGGATCTTCCTCGATCCGATCGCGGACAAGATCATGGTCGCCGCGGTGATCCTGATCCTGGTCGGCACGCGCGATATCGCCGGCATCCATGTAATCGCCGCGCTGGTGATCCTGTTACGTGAGATCGCGGTGTCGGGGCTGCGCGAGTTCCTGGCGCAGGTGCAGGTCTCCGTGCCCGTGTCGCAACTGGCGAAGTGGAAGACTACGCTGCAGCTCGTGTCGCTCGGCGGGATCATCCTTGGCGGTTCGGTACCCGAGATGGTCTGGGTGCATACCGTCGGCATCGTCGCGCTGTGGGGCGCGGCCGTCCTTACGTTGCTGACCGGTTGGGATTATCTCCGCGTCGGCCTCAAGCACATGGACTGA
- a CDS encoding TetR/AcrR family transcriptional regulator → MNRLCTLTAPKGRPREFDLDEALAGALRVFWRNGYEGASMAELTAEMKITKPSLYAAFGNKEALFHKALDLYEREKLAYMTSALDAPTARAVAENLLRGALQMQMSTCDPKGCLSVISSVACSAEAEPIKAEVAKRRASSEAALMKRFDEAKAAGEFPDGLESHALMRYLFAIMQGLSIQAGSGASCTELQQLVETSMLMWPTK, encoded by the coding sequence ATGAATAGGCTTTGCACGCTCACCGCCCCCAAGGGCCGCCCCCGCGAGTTCGATCTCGACGAAGCGCTGGCGGGTGCGTTGCGCGTGTTCTGGCGCAACGGGTACGAGGGCGCATCGATGGCGGAACTGACCGCCGAGATGAAGATCACCAAGCCCAGCCTGTACGCCGCGTTTGGCAACAAGGAGGCGCTGTTCCACAAGGCGCTCGACCTCTACGAGCGTGAGAAGCTCGCCTATATGACGTCCGCGCTCGACGCGCCGACCGCGCGTGCCGTAGCGGAAAACCTGCTCCGCGGTGCGTTGCAGATGCAGATGAGCACCTGCGATCCCAAGGGGTGCCTGAGCGTCATAAGCAGCGTTGCGTGCAGCGCGGAAGCCGAGCCGATCAAGGCAGAAGTCGCCAAGCGTCGAGCGTCGTCCGAAGCCGCGCTGATGAAGCGGTTCGACGAAGCCAAGGCCGCGGGCGAGTTCCCCGATGGCCTCGAGTCGCACGCGCTGATGCGCTACCTCTTCGCGATCATGCAGGGGCTGTCGATCCAGGCCGGCTCGGGCGCTAGCTGCACCGAACTTCAGCAGCTCGTCGAGACGAGCATGCTCATGTGGCCAACCAAATAG
- a CDS encoding UDP-glucose/GDP-mannose dehydrogenase family protein, whose product MRITMIGSGYVGLVSGACFSDFGHDVICVDKDQSKIDALHAGRMPIFEPGLDQLVASNVAAGRLTFTTDLASAVADADAIFIAVGTPSRRGDGHADLSYVFAATEEIAAAVTGPTVVVTKSTVPVGTGDRVEAILREKRPDIDVAVVSNPEFLREGAAIGDFKRPDRIVIGTEDERGKQVMRDVYRPLYLNESPILFVGRRTSELIKYAANAFLATKITFINEIADLCEAVGADVQDVSRGIGLDNRIGKKFLHAGPGYGGSCFPKDTLALLKTAEDYDTPVHIVEAVVKVNDSRKRAMGRKVLHALGDNPRGKTVALLGLTFKPNTDDMRDAPSLAIATALADAGVTVRTHDPEGMAPAKAMMPDLVYCADAYGAAEGADAVVIVTEWDAYRALDLARLKRVMAGPVMVDLRNVYQRADVEQAGFAYTAVGR is encoded by the coding sequence ATGCGCATCACGATGATCGGTTCTGGCTATGTCGGCCTGGTGTCCGGCGCCTGCTTTTCGGATTTCGGGCATGACGTGATCTGCGTCGACAAGGACCAGTCGAAGATCGATGCGCTGCATGCCGGCCGCATGCCGATCTTCGAGCCCGGCCTCGACCAGCTCGTCGCGTCCAATGTCGCCGCGGGGCGGCTGACCTTCACCACCGATCTCGCCAGCGCGGTCGCGGACGCCGACGCGATCTTCATCGCGGTCGGTACGCCGTCGCGCCGCGGGGATGGCCATGCCGATCTCAGCTATGTGTTTGCCGCAACCGAGGAAATCGCCGCCGCCGTCACCGGCCCGACCGTGGTCGTGACCAAGTCGACCGTCCCGGTCGGCACCGGCGACCGAGTCGAGGCGATCCTCCGCGAGAAACGTCCCGACATCGACGTCGCGGTCGTCTCCAATCCCGAATTCCTGCGCGAAGGTGCCGCGATCGGCGACTTCAAGCGCCCCGACCGCATCGTCATCGGCACCGAGGACGAGCGCGGCAAGCAGGTCATGCGCGACGTCTATCGTCCGCTGTACCTCAACGAATCGCCGATCCTGTTCGTCGGCCGCCGCACGTCGGAGCTGATCAAATACGCGGCCAACGCGTTCCTCGCGACCAAGATCACCTTCATCAACGAGATTGCGGACCTGTGCGAGGCGGTCGGTGCGGACGTACAGGACGTGTCGCGCGGGATCGGGCTCGACAACCGGATCGGCAAGAAATTCCTCCACGCCGGACCCGGCTATGGCGGCTCGTGCTTCCCCAAGGACACGCTGGCGCTGCTCAAGACCGCCGAGGATTACGACACCCCGGTCCACATCGTCGAAGCCGTCGTGAAGGTGAACGACAGCCGCAAGCGCGCGATGGGGCGGAAAGTCCTCCACGCGCTCGGCGACAATCCCCGCGGCAAGACGGTCGCGCTGCTCGGCCTCACGTTCAAGCCCAACACCGACGACATGCGCGACGCCCCGAGTCTCGCGATCGCGACCGCGCTCGCCGACGCCGGCGTGACGGTCCGTACGCACGATCCCGAAGGCATGGCGCCCGCCAAGGCGATGATGCCCGACCTCGTCTATTGCGCGGACGCCTACGGCGCGGCCGAAGGTGCCGACGCAGTCGTGATCGTGACCGAATGGGACGCCTATCGCGCGCTCGACCTGGCGAGGTTGAAGCGCGTGATGGCCGGACCGGTGATGGTCGATCTTCGCAACGTCTATCAGCGCGCCGACGTCGAGCAGGCCGGGTTCGCCTACACCGCCGTCGGTCGGTGA
- a CDS encoding phasin family protein, which translates to MADDSKQAVDDGANASKAATDRAADAAKGAADAMRENAGKARDAFSEKVVDPARRAGEAMKESGGKIAEGGATIGKAMIDQAEQNAREAFAAMREAASASDLTQVMKIQGDYLREQSQRSMSQAREIGELIMKFGKDAVAPLQGGGIK; encoded by the coding sequence ATGGCTGACGACTCCAAGCAGGCAGTCGATGACGGTGCGAACGCAAGCAAGGCGGCAACCGACCGCGCGGCGGATGCGGCCAAGGGCGCGGCGGACGCGATGCGCGAGAATGCCGGGAAGGCGCGCGATGCGTTCTCGGAGAAGGTCGTCGATCCGGCGCGGCGCGCAGGCGAGGCGATGAAGGAGTCGGGCGGCAAGATTGCCGAGGGCGGCGCGACGATCGGCAAGGCGATGATCGACCAAGCCGAGCAGAACGCGCGCGAGGCCTTCGCGGCGATGCGCGAGGCGGCGAGCGCCAGCGACCTGACCCAAGTGATGAAGATCCAGGGCGATTATCTGCGCGAGCAGAGCCAGCGGAGCATGAGCCAGGCACGCGAGATCGGCGAGCTGATCATGAAGTTCGGGAAGGATGCGGTTGCCCCGTTGCAGGGCGGCGGCATCAAGTAA
- a CDS encoding DUF47 family protein, protein MEQIGALPYVIDEAGHARVMLITSRDTGRWVIPKGNPITGLASHEAAAQEAYEEAGIRGIPCPSPVGQFAYRKRRRTGRYRDMIVTVFPLAFVEQVEDWPERHQRDTRWFTLDRAAEAVNEPGLKALIAAFREPPIPASLAQRILPVVRTSAKRRIPMLGWFQSLMPKQGRFFELFDAHAATLVAGADALARLLHGEGSIDGQIAEIVKREHEADDITREVLQDVRRVFVTPFDRSAITDLIGVMDDAIDQMNGTANAIALYEVTEFSPQMRDMAGIIVEAARITAEAIPLLRSLGTNAGRLHDLTARLIQIEGHADDIHDTGLRALFQASKISADPMTFIINREIYSSLEKIVDRFEDVANEIQGLVIDHA, encoded by the coding sequence ATCGAGCAGATCGGCGCACTTCCCTATGTGATCGACGAAGCCGGCCACGCCCGCGTGATGCTGATCACCTCGCGTGACACCGGGCGCTGGGTAATCCCCAAGGGCAACCCCATCACAGGTCTCGCCAGCCACGAAGCCGCCGCGCAGGAGGCGTATGAGGAAGCCGGCATCCGCGGCATCCCCTGCCCCTCGCCCGTGGGACAATTCGCCTATCGCAAACGCCGCCGCACCGGCCGCTACCGCGACATGATCGTCACCGTGTTTCCACTCGCCTTCGTCGAGCAGGTCGAGGACTGGCCCGAGCGTCATCAGCGCGACACACGCTGGTTTACGCTTGATCGCGCGGCGGAGGCTGTCAATGAGCCCGGCCTGAAGGCGCTGATCGCTGCCTTCCGTGAGCCGCCGATCCCGGCGTCGCTCGCGCAACGTATCTTACCCGTCGTGCGCACGAGTGCGAAAAGGAGAATTCCGATGCTGGGCTGGTTCCAGTCGCTGATGCCGAAGCAGGGACGGTTCTTCGAACTGTTCGACGCGCATGCCGCGACCCTGGTCGCCGGCGCCGATGCGCTCGCACGGCTGCTCCACGGCGAAGGCTCGATCGACGGTCAGATCGCCGAGATCGTCAAGCGCGAGCACGAGGCCGACGATATCACGCGCGAGGTTCTCCAGGACGTCCGCCGCGTGTTCGTGACCCCGTTCGACCGCAGCGCGATCACCGACCTGATCGGCGTGATGGACGACGCGATCGACCAGATGAACGGCACCGCCAACGCGATCGCGCTGTACGAGGTCACCGAATTCTCGCCGCAGATGCGCGACATGGCCGGCATCATCGTCGAGGCCGCACGGATTACCGCGGAAGCGATCCCGCTGCTCCGCTCGCTCGGCACCAATGCGGGGCGGCTGCACGATCTGACCGCACGGCTGATCCAGATCGAGGGTCATGCCGACGACATCCACGACACGGGCCTGCGCGCGCTGTTCCAGGCCTCGAAGATCAGTGCGGACCCGATGACCTTCATCATCAACCGCGAGATCTACAGCAGCCTGGAAAAGATCGTCGACCGCTTCGAGGACGTCGCGAACGAGATCCAGGGGCTGGTCATCGACCATGCTTGA
- a CDS encoding molybdenum cofactor biosynthesis protein MoaE, which translates to MIHISVQQSPIDIAAEMTRAEAAGAGAVATFTGLVRADDGVGTLELEHYPGATEAALLKVAEGAIERWSLSAAIIVHRVGPMHPGERIVFVAATAAHRGAALEACAYLIDRLKTDAPFWKRETRGVEASWVEARDVDHAAAARWDKSKG; encoded by the coding sequence ATGATCCATATCTCGGTCCAGCAGTCGCCGATCGATATCGCCGCTGAGATGACACGCGCGGAAGCGGCAGGGGCGGGCGCGGTGGCGACGTTCACCGGGCTGGTGCGTGCTGACGACGGGGTGGGGACGCTCGAACTCGAACATTATCCCGGCGCGACCGAGGCGGCGTTGCTCAAGGTTGCGGAGGGTGCGATCGAGCGTTGGTCGCTGAGTGCGGCGATTATCGTGCACCGCGTCGGGCCGATGCATCCGGGGGAGCGGATCGTGTTCGTCGCGGCAACGGCGGCGCATCGCGGCGCCGCGCTGGAGGCCTGCGCGTATCTGATCGATCGGTTGAAAACTGACGCGCCGTTCTGGAAGCGAGAGACGCGCGGAGTCGAAGCTAGCTGGGTCGAAGCGCGTGATGTCGACCACGCCGCCGCGGCACGTTGGGATAAATCGAAGGGTTAA
- a CDS encoding MFS transporter yields the protein MLNALGLLKQRRFLPLFTTQFLGAFNDNLFKTSMVLFATYAVFNDPKMEANFNALATGLGILPFFLLSALAGQLADSEDKARIIRIVKTVEIGIMLLGATGLMVARAGHPSLGIGLMLGAVLCLGVHSTFFGPIKYAILPQHLKPCDVLGGTGLVEAGTYLAILLGTVTAGWIPIEGAAASVLIVAVIGWFSGRQVPPAPREGPPLKLDYNPFTASWRLISATLHIPRLFLAIVAISFFWTIGAVLIIVFPPLVKNVLTADERVASFVIAVFSVGVAIGSVVINSMLRGRISAKFSPASVIAMGGFVVLFSILARNWTPAAPGHYYDWAGFIHQPGAIPVLATLLAIAITGGMFVVPLYAFLTTTVEKDQTARTVAANNVVNSGAMTIGSILVIGITAMGVTPEDMLFLVAAMCLVSAWLAQKLHRACDDDAIGCLPTLRG from the coding sequence ATGCTCAATGCCCTCGGGTTGCTGAAGCAACGTCGCTTCCTGCCCCTGTTCACCACGCAGTTTCTCGGCGCGTTCAACGATAATCTGTTCAAGACCTCGATGGTCCTGTTCGCGACCTATGCCGTCTTCAACGATCCGAAGATGGAGGCGAACTTCAACGCGCTAGCGACGGGACTCGGCATCCTGCCGTTCTTCCTGCTGTCCGCGCTCGCCGGGCAGTTGGCGGACAGCGAAGACAAGGCGCGGATCATCCGGATCGTGAAGACGGTCGAGATCGGCATCATGCTGCTCGGCGCGACCGGGCTGATGGTCGCACGCGCAGGACATCCGTCGCTGGGGATCGGGCTGATGCTCGGCGCGGTGCTGTGCCTCGGCGTGCACTCGACGTTCTTCGGGCCGATCAAATACGCGATCCTGCCGCAGCATCTGAAACCCTGCGACGTGCTCGGCGGCACCGGTCTCGTCGAGGCCGGAACGTATCTAGCGATCCTGCTGGGCACGGTGACGGCAGGCTGGATTCCGATTGAGGGCGCAGCTGCCAGCGTCTTGATCGTTGCCGTGATCGGCTGGTTCTCCGGCCGCCAGGTGCCGCCGGCACCGCGCGAAGGCCCGCCGCTCAAGCTCGACTACAACCCGTTTACCGCCTCGTGGCGACTGATCAGCGCGACGCTGCACATCCCGCGACTGTTTCTCGCGATCGTCGCGATCAGTTTCTTCTGGACGATCGGCGCGGTGCTGATCATCGTCTTCCCGCCACTGGTGAAGAACGTGCTGACCGCCGACGAGCGAGTCGCGAGCTTCGTGATCGCGGTGTTCTCGGTCGGGGTCGCGATCGGCTCGGTCGTGATCAACTCGATGCTGCGCGGGCGGATTTCCGCGAAGTTTTCGCCCGCATCGGTGATCGCGATGGGCGGCTTCGTCGTGCTGTTCTCGATCCTGGCGCGCAACTGGACGCCGGCGGCTCCGGGACATTATTACGACTGGGCGGGGTTCATCCATCAGCCGGGTGCGATCCCCGTGCTGGCAACGCTGCTGGCGATCGCAATCACCGGCGGAATGTTCGTCGTGCCGCTCTATGCGTTCCTGACCACGACCGTCGAGAAGGACCAGACGGCGCGCACCGTGGCGGCGAACAACGTCGTCAATTCGGGCGCGATGACGATCGGCTCGATCCTCGTCATCGGCATCACCGCGATGGGCGTGACGCCCGAGGACATGCTGTTCCTCGTCGCGGCGATGTGCCTCGTCTCGGCATGGCTCGCGCAGAAGCTGCACCGGGCCTGCGACGACGACGCAATCGGGTGTTTGCCGACGCTTCGAGGTTGA
- the moaD gene encoding molybdopterin converting factor subunit 1 yields MTIRMVYFAWVRERIGTGEESVEPPASVVTVADLVDWLAETSPAHAGAFENRSRLRAAIDQDFVPLDTPIGRAQEIAIFPPVTGG; encoded by the coding sequence ATGACGATACGGATGGTCTATTTCGCCTGGGTGCGCGAGCGTATCGGCACGGGCGAAGAGTCGGTCGAACCGCCGGCAAGCGTCGTGACGGTGGCGGATCTGGTGGACTGGCTGGCCGAGACGAGCCCGGCGCATGCGGGGGCTTTCGAGAACCGATCGCGGTTGCGCGCGGCGATCGATCAGGACTTCGTGCCGCTCGATACGCCGATCGGCCGCGCGCAAGAGATCGCGATCTTCCCACCGGTGACGGGCGGATGA